The sequence below is a genomic window from Sphingobacterium sp. ML3W.
TATCGATGATTGTGTACAAGTCAGTAGATTTGTAGGTTTTCAGTTAGAGGAGGAAGAGGTGGTAGAAAAAGCTTATCGCCTTGAAGTGTCTTCACCAGGTATAGATACTAATTTGGTCCACCTGAGACAATACAAGAAAAATATTGGGCGTAATGTCCAAGTGAAGTTGAATGATGGTACGAAAACTGAAGGAAAACTACTGACAGTTGAGGAAGCACAGATAACAATTGAAGAAACGATAAAAGAAAAAGGAACAAAAGCGCAGCAGGCTGCTCGTATCATTCCTTTGGAACAAATAAAAGCAACTAAGGTGTTAATTTCATTTAAATAAAAATGAGCAGCAATATCAATTTGATTGACTCTTTCCAAGAGTTCAAAGAGTTTAAAAACATTGACCGTCCTACGGTTATTTCTGTCTTAGAAGAAGTATTTCGTAGCATGATCCGTAGACGTTTCGGTACAGATGAGAACTGTGACGTTATCGTGAATCCTGATAATGGGGATTTAGAGATCTGGAGAACACGTGTTGTTGTTGAAGATGAATTTTCGGAAGATGATGATCTAGAGATTGAATTAACAGAAGCGAAGAAACTTGATGTTGATTTAGAAGTTGGCGATGACTATATTGAGCAAATCACATTAGAGAGTTTTGGTCGTCGTGCAATTTTGGCAGCACGTCAGACTTTGGTTTCAAAAGTATTGGAATTAGAGAAAGACGAAGTTTTCAAAAAATATAAAGACCGCGAGGGTGAATTGGTAATTGGTGAGGTCTACCAAATTTGGAAAAAAGAATTACTTGTTTTGGATGATGATGGTAATGAGTTGATCTTACCAAAGACAGAACAGATCCCAGCAGATTATTTCAAAAAAGGGGATAGCATTCGTGCGGTAGTTTATAAAGTAGATATGATGAATAATAATCCTAAGATTCTTATTTCTCGTACTGCTCCTGAATTTTTACAACGTTTGTTTGAATTGGAAGTTCCTGAGATTTTTGATGGATTGATT
It includes:
- the rimP gene encoding ribosome assembly cofactor RimP, with product MQNVEKRVVELIQEKLADRDDLFIVSVKFHPNSVLEVLLDGDQGISIDDCVQVSRFVGFQLEEEEVVEKAYRLEVSSPGIDTNLVHLRQYKKNIGRNVQVKLNDGTKTEGKLLTVEEAQITIEETIKEKGTKAQQAARIIPLEQIKATKVLISFK
- the nusA gene encoding transcription termination factor NusA, with amino-acid sequence MSSNINLIDSFQEFKEFKNIDRPTVISVLEEVFRSMIRRRFGTDENCDVIVNPDNGDLEIWRTRVVVEDEFSEDDDLEIELTEAKKLDVDLEVGDDYIEQITLESFGRRAILAARQTLVSKVLELEKDEVFKKYKDREGELVIGEVYQIWKKELLVLDDDGNELILPKTEQIPADYFKKGDSIRAVVYKVDMMNNNPKILISRTAPEFLQRLFELEVPEIFDGLITIKKIVREPGERAKVAVESYDDRIDPVGACVGMKGSRIHGIVRELRNENIDVINFTTNHSLYITRALSPARISSIKIDEENKTAAVYLKSDQVSLAIGRGGHNIKLAGKLTGYEIDVYRENDEFDEDVDIEEFSDEIESWVIDALKRVGLDSARSVLALTEEELLRRTDLEEDTVKEILRILQAEFE